In Gemmatimonadota bacterium, the following proteins share a genomic window:
- a CDS encoding phytanoyl-CoA dioxygenase family protein — protein MLSDQQKAYFDTFGFLALRRVFSSAEMKVITAEAESLWREDLQTRLEATSYQAIVPFIERRPILSQLPRDDRIWKPIEDLLGPGFVWGQSEGNRGSFNETNNHEWHSDRAGQIDLNYTRIKIMIYLQKMDRDTGALRVIPGSHLPHFHCPLLALQPQTSGTSMDVFAVRGNELPGYILSVKPGDLIFFNQYLYHAVYDKQEGRSYIAMKFAARPQTPVHYEALCKHNQGADRLHDHFRNSDHPRIRAMVKNLLAWERQP, from the coding sequence GTGTTGAGCGACCAGCAAAAAGCGTACTTTGATACTTTTGGATTTCTGGCTCTGCGTCGGGTCTTCTCATCTGCTGAAATGAAGGTGATCACCGCTGAGGCGGAATCTCTGTGGCGTGAAGATTTGCAAACGCGCCTTGAAGCGACCAGCTATCAAGCCATTGTGCCCTTTATCGAAAGACGCCCCATCCTATCACAATTGCCCCGGGACGACCGCATCTGGAAACCCATCGAAGATCTATTGGGACCGGGTTTTGTATGGGGGCAATCTGAAGGCAATCGCGGCAGTTTTAACGAGACCAACAACCATGAGTGGCACAGCGATCGGGCCGGACAGATTGATCTGAACTACACGCGCATCAAAATTATGATATATCTACAGAAGATGGATCGAGATACGGGCGCACTGCGGGTCATCCCTGGCTCCCACTTACCTCATTTTCACTGCCCCTTGCTGGCACTTCAGCCCCAGACATCGGGCACCAGTATGGACGTTTTTGCCGTGCGTGGTAATGAATTACCGGGTTATATTTTATCGGTCAAACCGGGCGATCTGATCTTCTTTAATCAATATCTGTACCACGCAGTGTACGACAAGCAAGAAGGGCGCAGTTATATTGCAATGAAATTCGCCGCCCGACCCCAAACCCCTGTACACTACGAAGCCCTGTGCAAACACAACCAGGGTGCCGATAGGCTACACGATCACTTCCGAAACAGCGATCATCCGCGCATTCGCGCTATGGTCAAAAATCTGCTCGCCTGGGAGCGGCAGCCCTGA